The proteins below are encoded in one region of Brassica napus cultivar Da-Ae chromosome A6, Da-Ae, whole genome shotgun sequence:
- the LOC106352121 gene encoding probable receptor-like protein kinase At5g39030: protein MIFYVLFVFSIFVSAACRGEGATAAYKPTDVLLINCGATSYTKDTGNRTWSDEYYGDHFPSNSENLSFVANAPYQDVADYHVPFMEARIFRSKFTLQFQVSPGWKFLRLYFYPTRYGSNFDANGSFFSVRVNGFTLLKNFSAYLTVRTSKPESKYLIKEFIVPVFETLTLSFTPSPNSLAFVNGVEIVSMPDGFYTKGGFDGQITNVSSTVNTLDEGTALETLYRLNVGGDMVSDVNDTGMFRRWLPDDDFFISENSATKQILPDVKMHYTDSIPAYVAPEDVHKTYRTMGNSQNPQLNLRFNLTWLFKVDAGFTYLVRLHFCETLREVNEPDQRIFTIFIGNQIAKLEMNVISFSRASPTPIYLDFSVYVGFENGLRPDLQLDLHPFKEVPPKFHDAILNGLEILKLNNLDSIAGPHSNIVGESNVASTTRRKRIVITTLIVVGSVVLVASVIVFFIFLVRQIKRRKKKSRQNNSVAMFKVLLKHYTYAEVRKITKSFSNTIGKGGFGTVYGGNLCNGPKVAVKVLKDLMGNGEDFINEVASMSQTSHVNIVSLLGFCYEGSKRAIVYEFLENGSLDQFISREKPLTLDVKTLYGISLGVARGLEYLHYGCKTRIVHFDIKPQNILLDGNLCPKVSDFGLAKLCETRESIVSLMDTRGTIGYIAPEVFSRMYGGVSHKSDVYSYGMLVLEMFGARSKKIVETTTDSNASSAYFPDWIYEDLENGQQTWILGDEITTEENEIARKMILVSLWCIQPCPMDRPPMNRVVEMIEGSLDALEIPPKPSMHISRGFVPDQSSSLPSFSHGYEAEEKNSNL, encoded by the coding sequence atgatCTTCTacgttttgtttgttttctctatttttgtgTCTGCCGCCTGCCGAGGAGAAGGTGCAACGGCGGCGTACAAACCCACCGATGTCTTACTCATCAACTGTGGTGCTACCTCCTATACAAAGGACACCGGCAACCGAACTTGGTCGGATGAGTACTACGGGGACCATTTTCCGTCGAATTCAGAAAACCTGTCGTTTGTTGCAAATGCTCCATACCAAGACGTTGCGGATTATCATGTTCCGTTCATGGAAGCTCGCATTTTCAGATCTAAGTTCACCTTACAATTTCAAGTCTCTCCCGGCTGGAAATTTCTCCGGTTATACTTTTACCCGACCCGGTACGGATCTAATTTCGACGCCAACGGTTCCTTCTTCTCCGTCAGAGTCAACGGTTTCACTCTCTTGAAGAACTTTAGCGCCTATCTAACGGTTAGGACTTCCAAACCGGAATCAAAATATCTGATCAAAGAGTTTATCGTTCCTGTTTTTGAAACTCTCACCCTCAGCTTCACGCCCTCTCCCAATTCTTTAGCTTTTGTTAACGGTGTGGAGATTGTCTCCATGCCAGATGGGTTTTACACAAAGGGAGGATTTGATGGCCAAATAACAAACGTTAGTTCGACCGTAAATACTCTAGATGAAGGGACAGCATTAGAGACGCTTTACCGCTTGAACGTGGGAGGAGATATGGTTTCTGACGTTAACGACACAGGAATGTTCAGGCGATGGCTTCCCGATGATGATTTTTTCATCAGCGAGAATTCAGCAACCAAACAGATATTACCGGATGTGAAGATGCACTACACAGACTCTATTCCGGCGTACGTTGCGCCAGAAGATGTGCACAAGACCTATCGAACAATGGGGAACAGTCAGAACCCTCAACTCAACCTGCGTTTCAACTTGACATGGCTCTTCAAAGTTGATGCCGGGTTTACCTACCTCGTCAGGCTTCATTTCTGCGAGACTCTACGAGAAGTGAACGAACCTGACCAACGTATATTCACCATCTTCATTGGGAATCAGATCGCAAAGCTTGAAATGAATGTAATTTCCTTCAGCCGTGCTTCTCCGACTCCGATTTATTTAGACTTCAGCGTATATGTGGGTTTTGAAAATGGGCTGAGACCTGATCTACAACTTGACTTGCATCCATTCAAGGAAGTTCCTCCAAAATTTCATGATGCTATTCTGAATGGTTTAGAGATTCTCAAGTTGAACAATCTTGACAGTATCGCTGGACCTCATTCAAACATTGTCGGCGAGTCAAATGTTGCAAGTACAACTCGACGGAAGCGGATTGTTATAACTACACTCATAGTTGTTGGTTCTGTAGTTTTAGTGGCGTCTGTCATtgttttcttcatctttctGGTGCGTCAGataaagaggaggaagaagaagagtagaCAGAACAATAGTGTCGCTATGTTCAAAGTACTACTTAAACACTACACTTATGCAGAAGTGAGGAAGATTACAAAATCGTTTTCAAACACCATTGGAAAAGGAGGATTTGGAACTGTTTATGGTGGCAACCTTTGTAATGGTCCGAAGGTTGCAGTTAAGGTCTTAAAGGATTTAATGGGAAATGGAGAAGATTTCATCAACGAAGTTGCAAGCATGAGCCAAACATCTCACGTAAACATTGTTTCTTTGCTTGGTTTTTGCTACGAAGGGTCCAAAAGGGCGATTGTATATGAGTTTCTAGAGAATGGgtctttggatcagtttatcTCTAGAGAGAAGCCATTGACTCTGGATGTGAAAACGCTCTATGGAATCTCCCTAGGTGTTGCTCGGGGATTGGAGTACTTGCACTATGGCTGCAAAACAAGAATAGTccatttcgacatcaaaccTCAAAATATTCTGTTAGATGGCAATCTTTGTCCTAAAGTCTCAGACTTTGGTCTTGCTAAACTATGTGAAACAAGAGAAAGCATTGTGTCATTGATGGACACAAGAGGAACTATAGGTTACATTGCACCTGAGGTATTTTCAAGAATGTACGGTGGAGTATCCCATAAGTCTGATGTGTATAGCTATGGAATGCTAGTCCTTGAAATGTTCGGGGCAAGAAGCAAAAAAATAGTTGAAACAACCACAGATTCCAATGCAAGTTCAGCATACTTTCCGGATTGGATCTATGAGGATCTTGAAAATGGGCAGCAGACGTGGATACTTGGAGATGAAATAACTACAGAGGAAAATGAGATTGCAAGGAAGATGATTTTGGTGAGTCTATGGTGTATTCAACCATGCCCAATGGATCGTCCACCCATGAACAGAGTTGTTGAGATGATAGAAGGAAGTTTGGATGCTCTTGAAATCCCCCCTAAACCTTCTATGCATATTTCCAGAGGGTTTGTTCCTGATCAATCTTCTTCACTTCCTTCATTTTCTCATGGCTATGAAGCTGAAGAAAAAAACTCGAACCTTTGA